A genomic window from Bacillota bacterium includes:
- a CDS encoding DUF3795 domain-containing protein, whose product MKQTDSEPKGHPTKRYPTIGVCGLDCGLCPRYYTVGASRCPGCGGPDFFHKHPSCSFITCCVKKKNLEVCGECSDFPCPKFKSGEEYQQLEESSSYPSYKKVMVNLRFVREHGIERFVEEQKRRIRLLETMIEGFDEGRSRSFFCKAATLLDLASLRGSLDEAARRIIREQIKQDDVRNKARILKAVLNEFALKDGVELVRKK is encoded by the coding sequence ATGAAACAAACAGACTCCGAGCCGAAAGGACACCCAACGAAGAGATATCCGACAATCGGTGTATGTGGTCTCGATTGCGGTCTATGCCCGAGATATTACACGGTAGGCGCCTCAAGATGTCCTGGATGTGGTGGCCCCGATTTCTTTCATAAGCATCCATCATGTTCTTTCATAACTTGTTGCGTCAAGAAGAAGAACCTTGAAGTCTGTGGTGAGTGTTCAGACTTTCCGTGCCCCAAGTTCAAAAGTGGTGAAGAATATCAGCAATTGGAAGAGTCTTCTTCTTACCCATCGTACAAGAAAGTCATGGTGAACCTGCGTTTTGTAAGAGAACATGGAATTGAGCGATTCGTAGAAGAGCAGAAAAGACGGATCAGATTACTTGAAACAATGATAGAGGGTTTTGATGAGGGTAGATCGAGGAGCTTTTTCTGCAAGGCTGCAACGCTACTCGATCTGGCGAGCCTGAGAGGTTCATTGGACGAAGCAGCCCGGAGAATCATAAGAGAGCAAATCAAACAAGACGACGTCAGAAACAAGGCCAGGATCCTAAAGGCGGTTCTGAACGAATTTGCCCTTAAGGACGGAGTGGAGTTGGTAAGAAAAAAGTAG
- a CDS encoding BON domain-containing protein yields MANTNEPKKAHKSDQETTQKVQEALRRDKNLRGYALEADVENGEAIVRGVVDTLSEKRHAGTVARGKPGVKSVDNVISLSTDGQTDDRDVEFEVAEELEADPSVNLRHIGAESSRGAVTLVGNTRDPDEVEAAKKAAAKARGVTSVTSQVKVHKELQPDELFHSQVRNDEEDNPPREVPGRR; encoded by the coding sequence GTGGCAAACACAAACGAACCCAAAAAGGCGCATAAGTCCGATCAGGAGACGACACAGAAGGTTCAGGAAGCGCTCCGTAGAGACAAGAACCTCCGGGGCTATGCCCTGGAAGCAGATGTAGAAAACGGAGAGGCTATCGTGCGCGGTGTGGTAGACACCCTATCAGAAAAGCGGCACGCTGGGACCGTAGCCCGGGGCAAGCCGGGGGTCAAATCGGTTGACAACGTGATCTCATTGAGCACAGACGGCCAGACCGATGATCGGGACGTGGAATTCGAGGTGGCGGAGGAGCTGGAGGCAGACCCATCTGTCAACCTGAGGCACATCGGCGCGGAGTCCTCACGCGGAGCAGTGACACTCGTGGGTAACACGCGCGACCCGGACGAAGTGGAGGCTGCCAAGAAGGCTGCGGCAAAGGCTCGAGGGGTAACCAGCGTGACTAGCCAGGTTAAAGTGCATAAGGAACTCCAACCTGACGAGTTGTTTCACAGTCAGGTCAGGAATGACGAAGAGGATAATCCTCCGCGGGAAGTGCCCGGCCGCCGGTAA
- the acpS gene encoding holo-ACP synthase, whose amino-acid sequence MMLGVGVDIIEISRMAETLARSGDVFLNRVFTEREQLMGKSHHAPATYYATRFAAKEAVFKSLGIGWDGGVDGGVDLRDIEVLRGPRGEPLVELGGRLALLASERGKTRVLLSLSYDDDSAIAFVALVQATESGRGLS is encoded by the coding sequence TTGATGCTGGGTGTGGGCGTGGACATCATCGAAATCAGCCGCATGGCCGAGACGCTCGCAAGATCGGGGGACGTATTCCTCAACAGGGTCTTCACTGAGAGGGAACAGCTGATGGGGAAGAGCCATCATGCCCCCGCCACCTACTACGCCACGAGGTTCGCGGCGAAGGAAGCGGTGTTCAAGTCACTAGGCATCGGTTGGGATGGCGGGGTCGATGGCGGTGTCGACCTGCGGGATATCGAAGTCCTCCGTGGCCCCCGGGGCGAGCCGCTGGTCGAGCTTGGCGGTCGCCTTGCCCTGCTGGCAAGCGAGCGGGGCAAGACGCGGGTACTGCTGAGTCTATCGTATGACGACGACTCCGCCATTGCGTTTGTCGCCCTGGTTCAAGCCACCGAGTCAGGGCGGGGCTTGTCCTGA
- a CDS encoding phosphate acetyltransferase — MRQKHPYPRTMPESACRRILSQPLCFGAMMVRKGDAHGMVAGIAHPTDEVIMASELIIGLKQGIGLPSSFYLMDIPGFAGSQGNLLVFADPAINPDPGPEQLADIAVATAMSTRELLGWEPRVALLSFSTKSSANHPNVDKVARAVDLARKKAPGLLFDGEMQADAALVEAVARRKMMDTGAVEGRANILVFPNLDAANISSKLVQVLAGAKAYGPILQGFDRPVSDLSRGATVRDVAGAALLVAARS; from the coding sequence TTGAGACAGAAACACCCATATCCTCGAACCATGCCGGAGAGCGCATGCCGGCGGATACTCAGCCAGCCGCTTTGCTTCGGCGCCATGATGGTGAGAAAGGGCGATGCCCACGGTATGGTGGCGGGCATCGCCCATCCCACGGACGAGGTAATCATGGCCAGCGAGCTGATCATAGGCCTCAAGCAGGGGATCGGCCTCCCATCCAGCTTCTATCTGATGGACATTCCCGGCTTTGCGGGAAGCCAGGGGAACCTCCTGGTCTTCGCAGACCCTGCGATTAACCCGGATCCGGGTCCCGAACAACTGGCGGACATTGCGGTCGCCACGGCCATGAGCACCCGTGAGTTGTTGGGCTGGGAGCCAAGGGTCGCATTGCTGTCGTTCTCCACCAAAAGCAGTGCAAATCACCCGAACGTGGATAAGGTGGCCAGGGCGGTGGATCTGGCCCGTAAGAAGGCCCCAGGCCTGCTCTTCGACGGCGAAATGCAGGCTGATGCGGCCCTGGTCGAGGCGGTTGCGCGCCGGAAGATGATGGATACGGGCGCAGTCGAGGGACGAGCCAACATACTGGTGTTTCCCAATCTGGATGCCGCCAACATATCCTCGAAGCTGGTCCAGGTGCTTGCGGGCGCCAAAGCCTATGGGCCGATCTTGCAGGGGTTTGACCGCCCGGTGAGCGATCTGTCTAGAGGCGCCACGGTTCGAGACGTGGCAGGTGCTGCTCTCCTGGTGGCGGCGAGAAGCTGA
- a CDS encoding helix-turn-helix domain-containing protein, whose protein sequence is MGVSVSNWIMHRRLEQCRRELVRIGPVRDSITEIAFRWGFNDSAHFSKAFKRLFGLSPRDYQKRHFGDPPKPCADPSSRLPPAAGHRLMTRT, encoded by the coding sequence ATGGGTGTTTCTGTCTCAAACTGGATCATGCACAGGCGATTGGAGCAATGCCGGCGCGAATTGGTGCGCATTGGGCCAGTCAGGGACAGCATCACCGAAATCGCTTTTCGCTGGGGGTTCAACGATTCCGCCCACTTCAGCAAGGCATTCAAGAGGTTATTTGGTCTCTCGCCGCGCGACTATCAGAAGCGTCACTTCGGTGATCCGCCGAAACCGTGCGCGGATCCATCTTCGCGGCTACCCCCCGCGGCAGGCCATCGTCTGATGACGCGCACTTGA
- a CDS encoding iron-containing alcohol dehydrogenase: MDRTFSFHLPPRIEFGEGMLKRLPALVKETLKGSRVFVVTDPGVRKAGIVDPLLEDMRQAGFEIRVFDNVKPNPRDIDCEEGGLAIREFEAHMILAVGGGSVLDSAKAIAVLQANDAPLRQYEGRDRFPKDVVPIVAVPTTAGTGSEVTRSSVITDTGRKFKMTVKSVRLAPRLAVVDPATTHNLPKGLTASTGMDAFVHAIESYTCKASNPFSQAWAKEAMRYTFRNLKEAVLEGTRESRNIMMLGSVMAGVAFSHSDVAAVHCMAEAIGGLYDTPHGVANSMFLPVVTEFNAQANPEVHAEVARICGLPVDVMPPREAAAFLVEELERLSEDVGIPEFGSQPGVSPDDFDRLAEASFINGSTPSNCRTISRADYLDLFRKAYRA; encoded by the coding sequence ATGGATAGAACGTTCAGCTTTCATCTACCTCCGCGCATCGAGTTCGGTGAAGGGATGCTCAAGAGATTACCGGCTCTAGTTAAAGAAACGCTCAAGGGGAGCCGGGTGTTTGTCGTCACGGACCCCGGAGTCAGGAAGGCCGGCATCGTCGACCCATTGCTCGAGGATATGCGGCAGGCGGGATTCGAGATTCGGGTGTTCGACAATGTGAAGCCGAACCCCCGCGACATCGATTGTGAAGAAGGCGGACTGGCCATCAGGGAGTTCGAGGCCCATATGATCCTTGCGGTAGGGGGCGGGTCGGTGCTCGATTCGGCCAAGGCAATCGCCGTGCTGCAGGCGAACGACGCGCCGCTCAGGCAGTACGAAGGGCGCGACAGGTTCCCCAAGGACGTGGTGCCCATCGTGGCTGTGCCCACGACGGCCGGAACAGGGTCGGAGGTTACTCGCTCTTCGGTCATAACCGACACCGGCCGGAAGTTCAAGATGACGGTGAAAAGCGTTCGATTGGCTCCCAGGCTCGCCGTTGTGGATCCCGCCACAACGCACAACCTGCCGAAGGGGCTCACGGCCTCGACAGGGATGGACGCATTCGTCCACGCGATCGAGTCGTATACCTGCAAGGCGTCGAATCCGTTTTCCCAGGCCTGGGCCAAAGAGGCCATGCGGTACACTTTCCGCAACTTGAAGGAGGCCGTGCTGGAGGGGACCAGGGAGAGCCGGAACATCATGATGCTTGGCTCGGTAATGGCCGGGGTGGCGTTCTCACACTCGGACGTTGCCGCGGTACACTGCATGGCCGAGGCGATTGGGGGCCTCTACGACACGCCCCACGGTGTGGCCAACTCGATGTTCCTGCCGGTGGTGACGGAGTTCAACGCGCAGGCCAACCCGGAGGTGCATGCGGAGGTAGCCCGGATCTGCGGATTACCCGTTGACGTAATGCCTCCGCGCGAGGCCGCTGCCTTCCTCGTGGAAGAACTCGAGCGGCTCTCCGAGGACGTCGGTATCCCGGAGTTCGGCAGTCAGCCCGGTGTGTCTCCGGACGATTTCGACCGCCTGGCCGAGGCGTCGTTTATCAACGGTTCGACCCCGAGCAACTGCAGGACCATAAGCAGAGCCGACTACCTGGACCTCTTCCGGAAAGCCTACAGGGCCTGA
- a CDS encoding DNA polymerase III subunit alpha — protein MKFPHLHTHSPFSFLDGGSSIQELVDRAADLGMEALAVTDHDNMSAAVKFRDAALRRGLKPIQGVEATLKWCGTEPSPHLTLLAENSEGYRNICAALTRAHLDNPRRKPALDIEVMRDHAAGVIALSGCRRGEIPSRILKGDYAGALEAARKYVSVFGNDQFFIELSEGLLPGSTMLNERLSEIAGRLGLGMVATANVHYSCKAGFVIHDLLTCVRTLSKLDDVNPERKINAENYLKTPAEMEALFAQYPAAVNGSSLLAERCSVALEVEGKCYPSFPTPEGTLAREMLRGLVREGARKRYGRITAKIRDRLEHELGIITALGYDDYFLIVHDIVNYARRRGIRHAGRGSAADSAVAYCLNLTDVDPIARGLLFERFMSLERAQSPDIDVDFDARYRDEVAEYASKKYGADKVASVCTYNTFQARSAVRDLGKAMGFSEEEIDRLAKRLPHVPADDLKSVVERLPELRDLRLDPVKFGHLLEASEKIAGFPRFLSTHLGGIVISRKPLTELTPLQEAAKGVVVTQFDKDDIEALGLIKLDLLSLRMLSVVEDSVAMINGSPGSTAAGSVDYDKIPVEDRESYRMIRQGRTIGMFQLESPAQRALQGRLAANRFEDLVASVALIRPGPVQGNMVDPFVLRRRGFEPVSYVDPRLEAILNKTYGVVLFQEQVIQIAVTVAGFTPGEADRLRRVMSHNRSVKEMQEICKVFVARAVENGTPQAVAEKIAGCIKSYAGYGFCEAHAASFAVTAAKTAYLVNHYPAHFFAAILSHQPMGYYPANTICVEARRRGVRVLGPCINSSGKAFTVEDGAIRTSLACVKDMTGQALDRIIGTRRARPFTSLFDFCRRVDPPRNVAENLILCGTFDSISTNRRSLLWQLSSVIEAARLQVDDGRQPDLRWNISEDHSSINDFSLPEKVLYEYRVLGITISDHPMMLMRSRLKAEGYLSSENVLNAKPGTVVKVAGFPVRPHRPPTRSGKTVVFLSLEDEHGLIDITVFEKVYQLYGQLIFADPAPALQIVGRLEKRGNGVSVTAQRIEILQL, from the coding sequence GTGAAGTTTCCTCACCTTCATACGCATTCCCCATTTTCCTTCCTGGATGGCGGGAGCTCGATCCAGGAGCTGGTAGACCGGGCTGCAGACCTCGGGATGGAAGCACTGGCCGTTACCGACCACGATAACATGAGCGCTGCCGTCAAATTCCGAGACGCCGCTCTGAGGCGCGGGTTGAAACCCATTCAAGGGGTGGAGGCCACGTTGAAATGGTGCGGAACGGAGCCTTCGCCACACCTTACTCTGTTGGCGGAAAACAGCGAGGGGTACAGGAATATCTGCGCCGCGCTTACCAGGGCACATCTGGATAACCCCAGAAGGAAACCAGCGCTGGATATTGAGGTCATGCGAGACCATGCAGCGGGAGTGATCGCCTTATCGGGTTGCCGGCGGGGCGAGATTCCCTCCCGAATCCTAAAAGGTGATTATGCTGGAGCTCTTGAGGCAGCACGCAAATATGTGAGCGTGTTCGGCAATGACCAATTCTTCATCGAGTTGTCGGAGGGGCTTCTACCCGGAAGCACGATGCTTAACGAGCGTCTTTCAGAAATCGCCGGGAGGCTTGGGCTTGGCATGGTAGCCACCGCGAATGTTCACTATTCGTGTAAAGCCGGCTTCGTTATCCACGACCTTCTGACCTGCGTGAGGACGCTGAGCAAGCTGGATGACGTTAATCCAGAGCGGAAGATTAATGCTGAAAACTACCTCAAGACGCCTGCCGAGATGGAGGCCCTTTTCGCCCAATACCCTGCCGCCGTGAATGGTTCCTCACTCCTTGCTGAGAGGTGTAGCGTAGCGCTCGAGGTCGAGGGAAAGTGCTATCCATCTTTCCCCACTCCAGAGGGAACCCTCGCGAGGGAGATGCTCAGGGGCCTCGTGCGCGAGGGAGCGCGGAAGCGATACGGAAGGATTACTGCCAAAATCCGCGACAGGCTTGAACACGAACTCGGTATCATAACTGCTTTGGGGTACGATGACTACTTCCTTATCGTGCACGACATCGTCAACTATGCACGACGTAGAGGTATACGCCACGCGGGACGAGGTTCGGCCGCAGATTCTGCTGTCGCCTACTGTCTTAATCTGACTGATGTGGATCCAATCGCAAGGGGACTCCTGTTTGAGCGATTTATGAGCCTGGAGAGGGCTCAGAGCCCTGATATCGACGTTGATTTTGACGCGCGCTACCGGGACGAAGTTGCGGAGTACGCCTCAAAGAAGTACGGAGCCGACAAGGTAGCGTCTGTGTGTACATATAACACCTTCCAAGCGAGATCGGCAGTTCGGGACCTTGGCAAAGCGATGGGGTTTTCGGAAGAAGAGATTGACAGGCTGGCAAAGCGGCTGCCTCATGTACCTGCTGATGACCTGAAGAGCGTAGTGGAACGCTTGCCGGAGCTCCGCGACTTGAGGCTCGACCCCGTGAAATTTGGGCATCTATTGGAGGCGTCCGAGAAGATAGCAGGTTTCCCACGCTTCCTGTCAACTCATCTTGGCGGGATCGTCATAAGCCGGAAACCGTTGACCGAGCTAACACCTTTGCAGGAAGCCGCGAAGGGCGTGGTAGTGACCCAATTTGATAAAGACGATATTGAAGCCCTCGGCCTCATTAAACTCGATTTATTGTCACTAAGGATGCTCTCCGTGGTTGAGGATAGTGTGGCAATGATCAACGGCAGTCCAGGAAGTACCGCCGCAGGAAGCGTCGACTATGACAAGATCCCTGTTGAGGATAGGGAGAGCTACAGGATGATCCGCCAGGGCCGCACCATCGGAATGTTCCAACTTGAGTCTCCCGCTCAAAGGGCCCTACAAGGACGGCTGGCTGCAAATAGGTTCGAGGACCTGGTAGCATCGGTAGCCCTTATTAGGCCAGGCCCGGTACAAGGGAACATGGTCGATCCGTTCGTATTGAGAAGGCGTGGGTTTGAGCCGGTGAGCTATGTAGACCCCAGACTGGAGGCCATTTTAAATAAAACCTATGGTGTGGTTCTATTCCAGGAGCAGGTAATTCAAATCGCCGTAACCGTCGCTGGATTTACACCCGGAGAGGCTGACAGATTGCGGAGGGTCATGAGCCACAATAGATCTGTCAAGGAGATGCAAGAGATCTGCAAGGTGTTCGTGGCCCGAGCAGTAGAAAACGGAACACCTCAAGCCGTGGCCGAGAAGATAGCCGGCTGCATCAAGTCGTATGCCGGTTACGGGTTCTGTGAGGCCCATGCTGCGTCGTTCGCCGTTACCGCTGCCAAAACAGCATACCTCGTAAACCACTACCCGGCGCACTTCTTTGCAGCCATTCTCAGTCATCAACCAATGGGGTACTACCCTGCTAACACGATTTGCGTGGAGGCGCGAAGGCGAGGTGTCCGGGTGTTGGGTCCGTGTATTAACAGCAGCGGGAAAGCGTTCACTGTGGAGGATGGGGCCATAAGGACTTCGCTCGCGTGTGTCAAGGACATGACGGGGCAGGCTCTTGACCGGATCATAGGAACCAGGCGAGCCCGGCCGTTTACCTCGTTATTCGACTTCTGTCGCCGCGTTGACCCGCCGCGGAACGTCGCGGAAAACCTCATATTGTGCGGGACGTTCGACTCAATCAGTACGAATAGGCGATCTCTGCTTTGGCAGTTGAGCAGCGTAATTGAGGCAGCGCGCTTACAAGTAGACGATGGCAGGCAACCAGACTTAAGGTGGAATATCTCGGAGGACCATTCCTCTATCAATGACTTTTCTCTACCTGAAAAGGTACTCTATGAATATCGAGTCCTCGGGATCACGATCAGTGATCATCCCATGATGCTTATGAGGAGCCGGCTTAAGGCTGAAGGATACCTGTCAAGCGAAAACGTGCTAAACGCCAAGCCGGGAACCGTAGTTAAAGTGGCGGGATTCCCTGTACGACCGCACCGGCCTCCGACACGAAGTGGTAAGACAGTTGTGTTTTTGTCTCTGGAAGATGAACACGGCCTTATCGATATAACTGTCTTCGAGAAAGTATACCAATTATACGGACAGTTAATATTTGCAGATCCTGCGCCAGCACTCCAGATAGTTGGGAGACTGGAGAAGAGGGGAAATGGGGTGAGTGTGACTGCGCAGAGAATTGAGATACTACAACTATAG
- a CDS encoding spore coat protein — protein MADKLSDRDIAADLLSGAKQLSTGYHDEYVQSTKELFDYMHNKGWHNVKPVTGPMGESPRS, from the coding sequence GTGGCTGACAAGTTGAGCGACAGGGACATCGCGGCTGATCTGCTGTCAGGGGCGAAGCAGCTATCGACAGGATATCACGATGAATACGTCCAGAGCACCAAAGAGTTGTTTGACTACATGCATAACAAGGGCTGGCATAACGTAAAGCCAGTGACCGGCCCCATGGGGGAAAGCCCCCGAAGCTAA
- a CDS encoding cupredoxin family copper-binding protein produces MNKMYLLLIVMLAVLILTSGCGGKQPGNEQPGSTPDKNVVIIEKSKFQPATLTIHKGETVTWVNEDQAPHTATGKGFNSGNLAKGGVFKHTFTESGTFDYICTYHPSMKGQVVVK; encoded by the coding sequence ATGAACAAGATGTACTTACTGCTGATAGTAATGCTTGCGGTGCTCATCTTGACAAGTGGCTGCGGTGGTAAGCAGCCGGGGAATGAACAACCTGGCTCAACGCCAGACAAGAACGTGGTAATAATCGAGAAGTCTAAATTCCAGCCGGCAACCCTGACCATACACAAAGGAGAAACCGTGACGTGGGTAAACGAGGACCAGGCTCCCCACACCGCCACTGGCAAGGGATTCAACAGCGGCAACTTGGCCAAGGGCGGGGTTTTCAAACACACGTTTACCGAATCCGGTACGTTTGATTATATATGCACCTACCACCCATCCATGAAGGGTCAAGTGGTCGTTAAGTGA
- a CDS encoding D-aminoacylase, which translates to MFDLVIREATVYDGTGNPGQRGDVAVAGDRIAAFAPSLEGRGRREIPASGLALCPGFIDMHSHSDLMVLVEPLAEIKIRQGVTTEVIGQDGIGPAPVDDERVTEWRRFLAGLAGNPFLHWDWRSLAGYLDRLEAACPAVNVATYLPQGNVRLLVMGIRQAWAGEQDFHNMERLIDDGMKAGAFGMSTGLIYPPCLFSDEAELIRLYRRVADWGGIMVVHMRNEGNFLLESLEEAIRIAGKAGLPLHISHFKAGGRSNWDKFAAALARIDREVDGGMDVTYDQYPYTAASTLLMALLPPWALEGGVDATMGRLADRETRRRIARDINGDGPGCGESGSSDGTQPAWDNYVQLAGWEGIMITAVKTPANRQFEGAIVTDAAAQVGKTPAEFVFDLLLEEECAVSMAAMLGSEENVRLGLQHRLGMVGTDGLLGGKPHPRVGGSYPRILGRYVREEGVISLPQAIRKMTGFPATRLGLDDRGLIKPGYAADLVLFDPSSVMDRNTFTEPRLPPLGIRYVLVNGVPVLADGELTGQRAGRVLRKC; encoded by the coding sequence TTGTTCGATCTCGTTATCAGGGAAGCCACAGTCTATGATGGAACCGGTAATCCAGGCCAGCGCGGCGACGTGGCGGTCGCGGGTGACCGCATCGCCGCGTTCGCCCCTTCCCTGGAAGGCAGAGGTCGCCGGGAGATTCCCGCCAGCGGCCTTGCCCTCTGCCCGGGCTTCATCGACATGCACAGCCACTCAGACCTGATGGTCCTGGTGGAGCCACTGGCGGAGATTAAGATACGCCAGGGCGTGACTACCGAGGTAATCGGCCAGGATGGTATAGGTCCGGCGCCAGTGGACGATGAGCGTGTAACCGAATGGCGGCGATTCCTCGCCGGATTGGCGGGCAATCCCTTTCTTCACTGGGACTGGCGATCTCTCGCCGGATACCTCGACCGGCTGGAGGCGGCCTGCCCGGCCGTCAACGTCGCCACCTACCTGCCCCAGGGTAACGTGAGACTGCTCGTCATGGGAATCAGGCAGGCGTGGGCGGGAGAGCAGGACTTCCATAATATGGAGCGTCTCATCGACGACGGTATGAAAGCCGGAGCCTTCGGCATGTCAACCGGCCTGATATACCCGCCCTGCCTTTTCTCGGACGAAGCGGAGCTGATCAGGCTGTACCGGCGGGTCGCTGACTGGGGCGGGATTATGGTCGTCCACATGCGGAACGAGGGCAATTTCCTCCTGGAGTCACTCGAGGAAGCCATACGCATTGCCGGCAAGGCTGGACTACCTCTGCACATAAGCCATTTCAAGGCCGGCGGGAGGAGCAACTGGGACAAGTTTGCGGCCGCCCTGGCCCGCATTGACAGGGAAGTCGACGGCGGGATGGACGTCACTTATGACCAGTATCCGTACACCGCCGCCAGCACACTGCTTATGGCCCTCCTGCCACCCTGGGCGCTGGAGGGGGGGGTCGACGCCACCATGGGTAGGCTCGCCGACCGCGAGACCCGACGTCGCATCGCACGCGACATCAACGGAGACGGCCCCGGATGCGGTGAATCGGGTAGTTCCGACGGTACACAGCCAGCGTGGGACAACTACGTCCAGCTTGCAGGCTGGGAAGGGATCATGATAACCGCAGTAAAGACACCGGCGAACAGGCAATTCGAAGGAGCGATAGTGACCGATGCTGCGGCGCAGGTGGGGAAAACCCCTGCCGAGTTCGTCTTCGACCTCCTCCTGGAAGAGGAGTGCGCGGTGTCGATGGCAGCCATGCTCGGTTCTGAAGAGAACGTTCGCCTGGGGCTTCAGCACCGGCTGGGGATGGTAGGAACCGACGGCCTTCTCGGCGGCAAACCGCATCCAAGGGTGGGCGGTTCTTACCCGCGGATCCTCGGCCGCTACGTTCGCGAGGAAGGCGTCATCTCCCTCCCGCAGGCCATTCGCAAGATGACCGGATTCCCCGCAACCCGGCTCGGTCTCGACGACAGGGGCCTAATCAAGCCTGGATATGCCGCGGATCTGGTGTTATTTGACCCCTCTTCTGTGATGGACCGCAACACCTTCACCGAGCCGCGATTGCCTCCTCTGGGGATCAGGTACGTCCTCGTCAACGGGGTGCCCGTGCTCGCGGACGGCGAACTCACGGGTCAGCGCGCGGGCAGGGTGCTTCGAAAGTGCTGA
- a CDS encoding SDR family oxidoreductase, whose product MMDCCAGLTAATAFTGYAWAGYLRDKVALVTGGAGGIGGAAVAALARAGARVVSLDLPETDGEAAAEALREAGLEVRFHPADVTCEADITAAMEMATSLYGELDIVCAAAGVQYPASLLDTERAHWDRVLDVNLTGTYLTLKCTIPAILQRGGGAVVTIGSRVGLQATPRQAAYSASKAGVIALTRQVAIDYGPGGVRANCVCPGLVETPMIDALFPGGPPPDWCDRIRGEYPLGRIAAPEEVADVVVYLAGPAASFITGAVISVDGGRSAV is encoded by the coding sequence ATGATGGACTGTTGCGCAGGCCTGACGGCGGCCACGGCATTCACCGGGTATGCGTGGGCAGGGTACCTGCGCGATAAGGTGGCCCTTGTAACCGGGGGAGCGGGGGGCATCGGTGGGGCAGCGGTTGCCGCACTTGCCAGAGCGGGGGCGAGGGTGGTGAGCCTCGACCTGCCGGAGACCGATGGGGAAGCGGCAGCGGAAGCCTTGCGTGAAGCGGGTCTGGAAGTCCGGTTTCACCCAGCCGACGTGACCTGCGAGGCCGATATCACCGCGGCCATGGAAATGGCCACGAGTCTCTATGGGGAACTGGACATCGTATGCGCTGCGGCCGGAGTACAGTACCCGGCGTCGTTGCTGGACACGGAGCGCGCGCACTGGGATCGGGTACTCGACGTTAACCTGACCGGCACCTACCTCACCCTCAAGTGTACTATCCCGGCCATTCTGCAGCGGGGAGGCGGCGCTGTTGTCACGATCGGGTCCCGAGTCGGCCTGCAGGCCACTCCACGCCAGGCTGCATATTCCGCTTCCAAGGCGGGGGTTATCGCGCTCACCCGCCAGGTCGCCATCGACTATGGCCCGGGTGGGGTCAGGGCTAACTGCGTCTGCCCGGGTCTGGTAGAGACCCCGATGATTGACGCCCTGTTTCCAGGGGGTCCGCCGCCGGACTGGTGTGACAGGATCCGCGGGGAGTATCCCCTCGGGAGAATCGCTGCACCGGAAGAAGTTGCAGATGTAGTTGTCTACCTGGCCGGCCCCGCCGCGTCCTTCATTACCGGGGCGGTCATATCGGTCGACGGCGGGCGCAGCGCCGTCTAG